Proteins from a genomic interval of Diaminobutyricimonas aerilata:
- a CDS encoding SdrD B-like domain-containing protein, whose protein sequence is MRRTTTRYWRALTAGVATLAVIGSVFVGAVPASAATYTLSATRVNSGTVAADAASTCATQGSTAAAHCAGMDVTLAATDQILRTGDTAQVRFDFAFSGADTGVVLRSTLPEANGGSAATWTGIPAACAAGSTRTDNNRTLNCLIANPQGPGDGSVTATLFLEPLAFDGYTFTVPAQISSETSAAVAAVSTATYTSSSAPMYDARRNVLANNLPAPFFYRSATGEPGFAIPTSTYIAPAKVGGFSPLAGPVTWTETMTSAAIDVSSYRLLNWGNYGDGCAAEGTAATPGNAGYTGTALNISNQYSPIAGGLFDCAQAGGPGSPVQVTWQNPPAASGGVWAAAWLLLWVPLDAVPAGTTPAPTITITAFDPNDVNGVSNYLSDTEPATAVSNAGSFGQIVNADNRLVEKRPISDAAVGPYTGNSAFPAQLSPNQTTRNGSFVSQVRFENTGTVVQNPVQLCDVIDVTTQRITPFATSASVPANTYVVATTTGPTSDPILAPPYEPAGSYNPVATAAGNWAVAPSSYVVEYAAGELGGTTPTTAPLPDTAFTGVTCGDADTATGWHTSPSDPAITAYAQSLGLSDPLDVVNRVRITFLEDIEPGVSVAMKLHTTTRETYRAATTQAGQTIFATTRIGDVAVYDYPQITIAPWTPTAYTGPTVAGRINVDTSVDIVNTSKTSVQAGAPGDNRTTFTLRAAVAFGENVATTQPLRVLHRLPAGMRYVTGSASITPAHVLPQSDGATIIVWDLGDITGTTNGVTTTPDFTFTAEADPLAPTPSINHSTAVAESVSPTGVQIDQDLPIVACGAMLEVTIPPTSNVPVQSVSQIPPAADYTGCFGQLRNRRMDWQPITIGNAFLSLAALKTAFDSQVESGADDGVAGAEVGWNLTYANKTSNTFPGVDIVDVLPYPGDGRSPESDFSGTVDLKSITTTDAPSAVPNALPVSATIQPARTGTTFYVTGRAPAQIERDPYAASNLQGGSTVWCTLAQIGAAGCPANLPAVTAVRIISGQLATQEQEVVRLGFATEGAEDGDLMTNDAVARVVSVTTPVDISGDAILFDASSVAGTVWADMNADGVIDAAETGRLAGVAVRILGTATTSGATVDRTVTTAADGTYSFPGLPAGTYTVTVDQASARALNPAYALTADPDGAGSADGSFEVTLPLGTDVTARNFGFGTQSLAGTVFGDDDNDGAIDATEEGIGGVTVTLIGSDDLGAPVSRTVTSSASGAWTFDGLRPGTYQVLVTPPAGLLGGTNVAGSAGGTGGPAGSNIIAAVPLAPGENGVGYLFAMLEPRLIGGVVFSDLDGDGTQDAGEPGIAGVTMTLSGDADLTTTTLADGTFAFAGLAPGEYTLTETQPTGYLNGETALNGSVGSVDGDVISEIVVGSTSDTDGYTFGELAPASIAGVVYHDLNANGVQDAGEPGIEGAAVTLSGTSAAGPITTGADGSYLFSSLRPGTYAVTATEVDGYVDGFETAGTAGGDVDNASATSDDITGIDLGVGQAATGYLFGDVQSASITGAVFADADDDGVRDAGEAGIPTTTVTLTGTTLFGTAVNLTRTTAADGAYTFDGLLPGTYSVAETQPTGYFDGKDAAGSAGGTVGADVVSGIVLASATQATGYLFGERAPVGLSGAVFDDLDGDGVRDAGEDGVDGVTITLRNAADAIVATTDTDASGAWSFPSLAPGTYSVVEEGQPLAGYADGLSVVGTAGGTATTNRIDGIVLNGAASGYLFAELPLSAIRGFVWNDADDDGVKDADEAPIAGVEITLSGADDRVTTTGADGSFTFAGLEAGTYTLTEADLDNWSDGATLVGTAGGTAAFNSVSDIVITPGTDATGYGFGERAAELQLIVSTQTQDAQVETGPYVKVGDPVRWTYRVVNNGDTSLNGITVTDDVLGAIDCPATEVLPGATLDCVADGTAEAGQYENTGTVTANVVPRSGGPGIRAITELTASDVSHYFGMEPSATIEATANGQDTLASPGPVFANGTAVTIDLVIRNTGNVPLTLDSVGSDALGVVDCGGVTVLEVGATIECTTTWTPTAGNYAFPVEALLSGPDGTDVDGAAVETAVAADTIVFLQVLEPNVPMPTPGDGDGIAVTGLSVAWPMILVAVLVLLGAGVLLLVWRARSRRREDESVTTTE, encoded by the coding sequence ATGCGCCGGACGACGACGCGCTATTGGCGGGCACTGACGGCGGGCGTTGCGACGCTCGCGGTGATCGGATCGGTGTTCGTGGGGGCGGTACCCGCCTCTGCGGCGACCTACACACTGAGCGCGACGCGCGTGAACTCGGGCACCGTCGCCGCAGACGCGGCCTCCACGTGCGCGACGCAGGGTTCGACCGCCGCCGCGCACTGCGCCGGCATGGACGTGACCCTCGCCGCTACCGACCAGATCCTCCGCACCGGCGACACCGCCCAGGTGCGCTTCGATTTCGCCTTCAGTGGCGCCGACACCGGCGTCGTGCTGCGCTCGACCCTGCCGGAAGCGAACGGTGGCAGTGCAGCCACGTGGACGGGCATTCCGGCCGCCTGTGCCGCCGGTTCCACTCGGACCGATAACAACCGCACCCTGAATTGTCTGATCGCCAACCCCCAGGGCCCTGGCGACGGGTCCGTGACTGCCACGCTCTTCCTGGAGCCCCTGGCGTTCGACGGCTACACCTTCACGGTGCCGGCGCAGATCTCGTCGGAGACGAGTGCCGCCGTCGCGGCGGTGAGCACAGCGACGTACACGTCGTCGAGCGCGCCGATGTACGACGCGCGGAGGAACGTTCTGGCCAACAATCTGCCGGCGCCGTTCTTCTACCGGTCGGCGACCGGCGAGCCGGGCTTCGCAATCCCGACGTCGACGTACATCGCTCCCGCGAAGGTCGGCGGATTCTCCCCGCTCGCCGGACCCGTCACGTGGACCGAGACGATGACCTCGGCAGCCATCGACGTCTCGTCGTACCGCTTGCTGAACTGGGGCAACTACGGCGACGGCTGCGCTGCCGAGGGTACGGCGGCAACGCCGGGCAACGCCGGTTACACCGGCACCGCGCTGAACATCTCGAACCAATACAGCCCGATCGCCGGCGGCCTCTTCGATTGCGCGCAGGCTGGAGGGCCCGGGTCGCCCGTGCAGGTGACCTGGCAGAACCCGCCTGCCGCGTCCGGCGGCGTCTGGGCGGCGGCCTGGCTGCTGCTCTGGGTGCCGCTCGACGCCGTACCGGCGGGTACGACCCCTGCACCGACGATCACCATCACGGCGTTCGACCCGAACGACGTGAACGGCGTCAGCAACTACTTGAGCGACACAGAGCCCGCTACCGCCGTATCCAACGCAGGATCGTTCGGGCAGATCGTGAACGCCGACAACCGTCTGGTGGAGAAGCGCCCGATCAGCGACGCGGCGGTCGGCCCCTACACGGGCAACAGCGCATTCCCCGCTCAGCTGTCGCCCAACCAGACGACTCGGAACGGCTCCTTCGTGTCGCAGGTGAGATTCGAGAACACGGGAACCGTCGTGCAGAATCCCGTGCAGCTGTGCGACGTCATCGACGTCACCACGCAGCGGATCACCCCGTTCGCCACGAGCGCAAGCGTTCCCGCGAACACCTACGTGGTCGCTACGACGACGGGTCCCACGAGCGACCCGATCCTCGCCCCGCCGTATGAGCCGGCCGGCTCGTACAACCCGGTGGCGACCGCCGCGGGCAACTGGGCCGTCGCTCCGTCTTCATATGTGGTCGAGTACGCCGCGGGTGAGCTCGGCGGCACGACCCCGACCACGGCGCCGCTGCCCGACACCGCCTTCACCGGCGTGACCTGTGGCGACGCCGACACCGCGACCGGATGGCACACGAGCCCGTCCGATCCGGCGATCACCGCCTACGCGCAGTCGCTCGGGCTCTCGGACCCGCTGGATGTCGTCAACCGAGTGCGCATCACGTTCCTGGAGGACATCGAGCCGGGTGTCAGTGTCGCCATGAAGCTGCACACGACCACCCGCGAGACCTACCGCGCGGCGACGACGCAGGCCGGGCAGACCATCTTCGCGACGACGCGCATCGGCGACGTCGCCGTGTACGACTACCCGCAGATCACGATCGCGCCATGGACCCCCACGGCCTACACGGGTCCCACGGTCGCCGGGCGGATCAACGTCGACACCAGCGTCGACATCGTGAATACCTCCAAGACGTCCGTGCAGGCGGGCGCTCCCGGCGACAACCGCACGACCTTCACCCTCCGCGCCGCCGTCGCCTTCGGCGAGAACGTCGCGACCACGCAGCCACTGCGAGTGCTGCACCGGCTTCCGGCCGGCATGCGGTACGTCACCGGGTCGGCTTCCATAACTCCCGCACACGTGCTGCCGCAGAGCGACGGCGCAACCATCATCGTGTGGGATCTCGGCGACATCACGGGCACGACGAACGGTGTGACCACCACACCCGACTTCACGTTCACCGCCGAGGCAGACCCGCTCGCGCCGACTCCGAGCATCAACCACAGCACCGCGGTCGCGGAGTCGGTGAGCCCGACAGGGGTGCAGATCGACCAGGATCTGCCGATCGTCGCTTGCGGCGCCATGCTCGAGGTCACCATTCCCCCGACGAGCAACGTGCCCGTGCAGTCGGTCTCGCAGATCCCGCCCGCCGCGGATTACACCGGCTGCTTCGGCCAGCTCCGCAACCGTCGCATGGACTGGCAGCCGATCACGATCGGAAACGCCTTCCTCTCGCTCGCGGCGCTGAAGACCGCGTTCGACTCACAGGTCGAGTCGGGTGCCGATGACGGCGTCGCCGGCGCCGAGGTCGGGTGGAACCTCACCTACGCCAACAAGACGAGCAACACCTTCCCCGGTGTCGACATCGTCGACGTGCTGCCCTACCCGGGCGACGGGCGCAGCCCCGAGTCCGACTTCTCGGGCACCGTGGACCTCAAGAGCATCACCACGACGGATGCGCCTTCGGCGGTTCCCAACGCGCTGCCGGTCTCCGCGACCATTCAGCCCGCTCGCACCGGCACCACGTTCTATGTGACCGGACGCGCTCCGGCGCAGATCGAGCGCGACCCGTACGCCGCGAGCAACCTGCAGGGCGGTTCCACCGTCTGGTGCACGCTCGCGCAGATCGGCGCTGCCGGGTGCCCTGCCAACCTCCCGGCCGTGACTGCGGTACGCATCATCTCGGGACAACTGGCGACGCAGGAGCAGGAGGTCGTGCGCCTCGGCTTCGCGACCGAGGGTGCTGAGGACGGCGACCTCATGACGAACGACGCCGTCGCCCGAGTCGTCAGCGTGACGACGCCCGTCGACATCTCCGGCGACGCGATCCTCTTCGACGCCTCGAGTGTTGCGGGCACCGTGTGGGCCGATATGAATGCCGACGGCGTGATCGACGCCGCGGAAACCGGCCGCCTCGCAGGCGTCGCGGTACGCATCCTGGGCACGGCCACCACGAGCGGCGCCACGGTCGATCGCACCGTGACCACCGCCGCTGACGGCACCTACTCCTTCCCGGGTCTGCCCGCCGGCACCTACACGGTGACCGTCGACCAGGCGAGCGCCCGCGCCCTCAACCCCGCGTACGCCCTCACGGCGGACCCGGACGGTGCGGGCTCGGCCGATGGTTCCTTCGAGGTGACACTGCCGCTCGGCACCGACGTGACCGCGCGCAACTTCGGCTTCGGCACGCAGTCGCTCGCGGGCACGGTGTTCGGCGACGACGACAACGACGGAGCCATCGACGCCACTGAAGAGGGCATCGGCGGCGTGACCGTGACCCTCATCGGTTCCGACGACCTCGGTGCTCCCGTCTCGCGCACCGTCACGAGCAGCGCGTCGGGAGCCTGGACCTTCGACGGTCTGCGCCCCGGCACCTACCAGGTGCTCGTGACCCCGCCGGCCGGCCTCCTGGGCGGCACCAACGTGGCCGGCTCGGCCGGTGGCACCGGCGGTCCCGCCGGATCGAACATCATCGCGGCGGTGCCGCTCGCTCCGGGTGAGAACGGCGTCGGCTACCTGTTCGCCATGCTCGAACCGCGGCTCATCGGCGGGGTCGTCTTCTCCGACCTCGACGGCGACGGCACGCAGGATGCGGGCGAGCCCGGCATCGCCGGCGTGACGATGACACTCAGCGGTGACGCCGACCTGACCACGACGACGCTCGCCGACGGCACCTTCGCCTTCGCGGGCCTCGCCCCCGGTGAGTACACGCTCACCGAGACGCAGCCCACCGGATACCTGAATGGGGAGACCGCCCTCAACGGGTCCGTGGGATCCGTGGACGGCGACGTCATCAGCGAGATCGTGGTCGGCTCGACCAGCGACACCGATGGCTACACGTTCGGCGAGCTGGCTCCGGCGAGCATCGCCGGTGTCGTCTACCACGACCTGAACGCCAACGGCGTGCAGGATGCGGGCGAGCCCGGCATCGAGGGAGCGGCAGTGACGCTCTCGGGCACCTCGGCGGCGGGTCCGATCACCACCGGCGCCGACGGGTCGTACCTCTTCTCCTCGCTGCGTCCCGGTACCTACGCCGTGACCGCGACCGAGGTCGACGGTTACGTCGACGGATTCGAGACCGCTGGTACCGCAGGCGGCGACGTCGACAACGCAAGCGCCACCTCCGACGACATCACCGGCATCGACCTCGGCGTCGGGCAGGCGGCCACCGGCTACCTCTTCGGCGACGTGCAGTCGGCGTCGATCACGGGCGCCGTGTTCGCGGACGCGGACGACGACGGCGTGCGCGACGCGGGGGAGGCGGGCATCCCGACCACCACCGTCACGCTCACCGGCACAACCCTCTTCGGCACGGCCGTGAACCTCACGCGCACGACCGCGGCGGACGGCGCCTATACGTTCGACGGGCTGCTGCCCGGCACCTATTCGGTGGCCGAGACGCAGCCGACCGGCTACTTCGACGGCAAGGACGCGGCAGGCTCGGCCGGCGGAACGGTCGGCGCCGACGTCGTGTCGGGCATCGTGCTCGCCTCGGCGACGCAGGCGACCGGGTACCTCTTCGGTGAGCGTGCTCCTGTCGGTCTGAGCGGCGCGGTCTTCGACGACCTCGACGGCGACGGCGTACGTGACGCGGGCGAAGACGGCGTCGACGGTGTGACCATCACGCTGCGGAACGCAGCGGACGCGATCGTCGCGACCACCGACACCGACGCGTCGGGCGCGTGGAGCTTCCCGTCGCTCGCCCCCGGCACCTACTCGGTCGTCGAGGAGGGACAGCCCCTCGCCGGCTACGCCGACGGCCTCAGCGTCGTCGGTACGGCCGGTGGCACCGCGACCACCAACCGGATCGACGGCATCGTGCTGAATGGCGCGGCGTCGGGCTACCTCTTCGCGGAATTGCCGCTGTCGGCCATCCGCGGCTTCGTCTGGAACGACGCGGATGACGACGGCGTGAAGGACGCGGACGAAGCGCCCATCGCGGGCGTCGAGATCACGCTGAGCGGTGCAGACGACCGAGTCACCACGACCGGTGCCGACGGCTCGTTCACGTTCGCCGGACTCGAGGCGGGCACCTACACGCTCACCGAGGCCGACCTCGACAACTGGTCGGACGGCGCGACGCTCGTGGGCACCGCGGGTGGCACGGCGGCGTTCAACAGCGTGAGCGACATCGTCATCACGCCCGGCACGGATGCGACCGGCTACGGCTTCGGCGAGCGTGCGGCCGAGCTGCAGCTCATCGTGTCGACGCAGACCCAGGATGCGCAGGTCGAGACCGGCCCGTACGTCAAGGTCGGCGACCCGGTGCGCTGGACCTACCGTGTGGTCAACAACGGCGACACGTCGCTCAACGGCATCACCGTGACCGATGACGTGCTCGGCGCGATCGACTGCCCCGCCACCGAGGTGCTGCCGGGAGCGACGCTCGACTGCGTCGCCGACGGCACCGCCGAGGCGGGCCAGTACGAGAACACCGGCACCGTCACGGCGAACGTCGTGCCGCGTTCCGGCGGCCCGGGCATCCGCGCGATCACCGAGCTCACCGCATCCGATGTCAGCCACTACTTCGGCATGGAGCCGAGCGCGACAATCGAGGCCACCGCGAACGGGCAGGACACGCTCGCCTCGCCCGGTCCGGTGTTCGCGAACGGCACCGCGGTGACGATCGACCTCGTGATCCGCAACACCGGCAACGTGCCGCTGACGCTCGACTCGGTCGGCAGCGACGCTCTCGGCGTCGTGGACTGCGGCGGCGTCACGGTGCTCGAGGTCGGCGCAACGATCGAGTGCACCACCACCTGGACGCCGACGGCCGGCAACTACGCCTTCCCGGTCGAGGCCCTGCTGAGCGGGCCCGACGGCACGGATGTGGACGGAGCGGCCGTCGAGACGGCGGTGGCCGCCGACACGATCGTGTTCCTGCAGGTGCTCGAGCCGAACGTGCCCATGCCGACCCCCGGCGACGGTGACGGCATCGCCGTCACGGGACTGTCGGTCGCGTGGCCGATGATCCTCGTCGCCGTGCTCGTGCTGCTCGGCGCCGGTGTGCTGCTGCTCGTCTGGCGGGCGCGGAGCCGCCGCCGCGAGGACGAGTCGGTGACCACCACCGAGTAG
- a CDS encoding histone-like nucleoid-structuring protein Lsr2: protein MAKRTIVTITDDLDGSEDAETVTFGFDGKRYEIDLSEANRAKLESALQPFIDAARPAGGSRGDSASSRPRRGVPLNLAAVRAWAADNGHEVNQRGRIPTAVIEAYEAAH from the coding sequence ATGGCGAAGCGCACGATTGTGACCATCACGGATGACCTCGACGGGTCGGAGGACGCCGAGACGGTGACGTTCGGCTTCGACGGCAAGCGCTACGAGATCGACCTGTCGGAGGCCAACCGGGCGAAGCTCGAGTCTGCTCTGCAGCCGTTCATCGACGCCGCCCGGCCCGCGGGCGGTTCGCGCGGCGACAGCGCGTCGTCCCGGCCTCGACGCGGTGTTCCTCTCAACCTCGCCGCCGTGCGGGCCTGGGCCGCCGACAACGGCCACGAGGTCAACCAGCGCGGCCGCATCCCCACCGCCGTCATCGAGGCGTACGAAGCCGCCCACTGA